The Sphingopyxis sp. TUF1 genome segment ATTCTCTACGCTGTCGCCGGTCAGCTGATCGAAGAAGTCACCGGGCAGACGTGGGAGGATTTCATCCGCGCGCGCGTGCTGCGCCCCGGCGGGATGAAACATGCCACAAGCGACAGCGAAGAACGCTTCCGCACCCCCAACCGTAGCTGGCCGCACGCGCGCCTCTCCGGCCCATTGCGCGGCATCGGCCCGCAGCAGGCGCTCAATGAGCGCGACGAGCTGGGCCGCAACGGCGCGCCCGCGGGTGGGCTCGCGCTCAGCGCCGACGATATGGCGGCATGGCTCCGGATTCAGCTCGCCCACGGCGCGCTGCCTGATGGCAAGCGGCTGTTCAGCGAAAAGCAGGCTATGGAGATGTGGGCGCCGGTGACGCCGATGCCGATCACGCCTTTGCCTGATACGCTGAAGCCCGCGCAACCGACACAACAGGCTTACGCGCTCGGCTGGCAGGTCCAGGATTATCGCGGCCACCGCATCATCCAGCACGGCGGCGGCGTATTCGGGTCGATCACGCGCGTCGTGCTGATCCCCGACAAAAATATCGGTTTCGCGATCATGATGAACAGCGAGGATAGCGGGATGCTGCTCGGCCTCACCTATGATCTGCTCGACCATTATCTGGATCAACCCGACCATGGCTGGATCGAAAAATGGGAGGACTGGTATCAGGCTCGTCTCGCGGGGGGCGTCGAGTTCCTGAAACAGTCGAAGGCGTCGCCAGCGCGGAGCGGTCCCTCGCTCGCGCTGGCGCGCTATGCCGGGCGCTATCGCGATCCCTGGTACGGTGATGTCGTGATCGGCGCGGATAAGAAAGGGCTGACGATCGATTTCACCTCGACGCCGCGGATGGCGGGGCGGCTCGATCACTGGCAATATGACAGCTTCGTCA includes the following:
- a CDS encoding serine hydrolase translates to MKRLLALSLLLSVAMPAWAEPPADIAESVEALRQKIGAAGVSIAIVEDGRTTLSRGWGVRKLGEAAPVDGETIFQTGSTGKAMTAAAVAVLVDEGKIGWDDPVIHHMPWFRMYDPWVTREITIRDLLVHRSGLGLGQGDLMFVPRTHLTRKQTVERVAYLKPRTSFRSAYAYDNILYAVAGQLIEEVTGQTWEDFIRARVLRPGGMKHATSDSEERFRTPNRSWPHARLSGPLRGIGPQQALNERDELGRNGAPAGGLALSADDMAAWLRIQLAHGALPDGKRLFSEKQAMEMWAPVTPMPITPLPDTLKPAQPTQQAYALGWQVQDYRGHRIIQHGGGVFGSITRVVLIPDKNIGFAIMMNSEDSGMLLGLTYDLLDHYLDQPDHGWIEKWEDWYQARLAGGVEFLKQSKASPARSGPSLALARYAGRYRDPWYGDVVIGADKKGLTIDFTSTPRMAGRLDHWQYDSFVTRFDDPAIEPAYVTFALDADGKITGVTMKAVSKIADFSWDYHDLDLKPVEDKN